The following nucleotide sequence is from Geitlerinema sp. PCC 9228.
TGTTCGCCCAGTAGGCGTTTTCTCATTTGCAAAGCTTGGCGGTAGAGGGGTTCTGCTTCGTCGTAGCGACCTTGGCTTTCGTACAAACCTGCCAGATTGTTGAGACTGGTGGCGACGGAGGGATGTTGTTCGCCGTGTAGGCGTTTGTACATTTCCAGGGCTTCTTGGTAGAGGGGTTCCGCTTCCTCGTAGCGACCTTGGCTTTCGTACAAAGCTGCCAGATTGTTGAGACTGTCGGCAATATCGGTATGTGGTGCCTCTAAAAATCGCTGTCGAATTTCTAAAGCTTTTTCTGCTATTGGAATGGCTTCAGTGTATTTTCCTTGTTGGTGAAGTTCTACAACTTGCTGGTTTAAGCGAGTTGCTTCGCTTAGCTTGATATCGGCTTCCGTTGCTTGTCGCCACTGTAGTTGGTAGTTTCCAGTTTGTTCTGGTTCTTGACTGGTTACAAATACGTCATACTGTCCAGAATGGGGAATGGTAACTACGATTCGAGCTTTTGTCTTGGATATAGCGTCATTCCGATCCAAAATCTCTTCGTTTTGACGATCGTATAAACCTAATCCTACATCAAATTCATTGCTAGAAAGCTCAATGGTAATCCGATCGCCTTCTTCAGCTTCAAATGAATATACTTTATAATAATGTCCATCTTCTGTAGTTGATGCATTCTCATCTAGACGATCTGTAAAGTTTTGTGGCGTAAAAGAACTTTCTCGCTGTGCCAATATCACCGGCGACGCTTCCACCGTAGAAGCAATAGCAGTATCTGGCAACATGCCTAGAGGCAAGACACTCACCAGAAGCGGGAACCATTGGGGAATTGATTTTCGGCTGGACATAGGAACGAGTAGTAGAATCTGGATGGGCTAATGTTCGATATGGAGAAAAGGGGAATTCGTCATTAGGATTCCCCAACCTGTTCTCAAAATATCCCTGGGCAGCTCAATCGGAACGTCTGCGAGCATCTGTCAATTTTTCTTCCAGTGCTTGCAAACGCTTTTGGTTGCTGTCGAGGGAAAGGTCGAGAAATTGCGAGTAGCTTTGGCGCGCCTGCTGCAACCAGGTAACGGCTTCCGCGTAGTTGGTGCCCTGGTATTGTAACCTGCCCAATCGCTCTTGAATATAAGCGCGATCGCTGAAATTATCCTCTGCTGCCAATGCCAGAGCTTGTTTGTAAAGTGCGATCGCTCGTGGTGGCAAGCCAATTTGCTCGTACAACTGAGCTTGCAGTTTGTAAACCGCCAAATTTTCGCTGCCACTGTCTACCAAAGGTCGCAGGGTATCAATCGCCGCTTGATAGAGTTCGTACCTGGCATACAAGTTCGCCTGGGAAAGCTGGTGGATGGGTGCGGGCAAATTTTGTGCTTGCAAGCGTTCCATCTCTTGCTTTACTTTTTCCGCCGTATCTACATCCAACACTTTAAACGTAGGCAAAGAAGAGACATTGCAAGTTCCACCCGAATCGCGATCGCTCATCAGACAAATTTGATAGGTAGTTGACGGTTCCAGCTCAC
It contains:
- a CDS encoding tetratricopeptide repeat protein, with amino-acid sequence MSSRKSIPQWFPLLVSVLPLGMLPDTAIASTVEASPVILAQRESSFTPQNFTDRLDENASTTEDGHYYKVYSFEAEEGDRITIELSSNEFDVGLGLYDRQNEEILDRNDAISKTKARIVVTIPHSGQYDVFVTSQEPEQTGNYQLQWRQATEADIKLSEATRLNQQVVELHQQGKYTEAIPIAEKALEIRQRFLEAPHTDIADSLNNLAALYESQGRYEEAEPLYQEALEMYKRLHGEQHPSVATSLNNLAGLYESQGRYDEAEPLYRQALQMRKRLLGEQHPSVATSLNDLAVLYHRQGRYDEAEPLYQEALQMYKRLHGEQHPRVAISLNNLAALYKDQGRYEEAEPLYQEALQIYKRLHGEQHPSVATSLNNLALLYESQGRYDEAEPLLRQALEMRKRLLGEQHPRVATSLNNLAILYYRQGRYDEAEPLYRQALQMYKRLLGEQHPDVAASLNNLAALYQSQGRYDQAEPLYQEALEMRKRLLGEQHPDVAASLNNLALLYKSQGRYEEAEPLYRQA